The following are encoded together in the Adhaeribacter arboris genome:
- a CDS encoding SusC/RagA family TonB-linked outer membrane protein — MKKHLLLLLCLFTVRLLYAQDAVPISGRVTDAKTGEALIAVSVLVKGTTSGAQTDVEGNFTVNAPANATLVFSYIGYQQQEVPVNNRTTINVQLATDATQLNEVVVVGYGTQQKRDVTGSITSVKGDELIKQSSQNPVSSIQGRVAGVQITNTGTPGASPQVRIRGVGSAQGGVEPLYVVDGTFVPDLSFLNPADIESMEVLKDASSASIYGVRAANGVVLVTTRKGKAGAPRINYNGFAGIQKVTNRLEMANAQEYATLINEKFAIIEEPRTLPLTTPSTDWYDQVLRTAQVHNHQLSMSGGTERITYNFSGSYLNQQGIVKKNDFERITARLQTDFKVTNNIKVGYNAIFTNIKTDTIPSGVLYQAYVAPPILPVREANGRYGDPASINLGNFSNPQASLDWFNQVNRSQRLTGNVFGELTFLKDFTFRTSLGLNYGVSDYRNYKSRDSLTSIQFAERSLLTKGNLKSNSWLWENTLTYSKEIGANRFTVLLGISSQRDRWEEVIGTINDVPNNSEASYYFSLGDQATARIQNTGDLYTFASYFGRINYAFKDKYLLTTSLRYDGSSKFPEGNRFDIFPSVGLGWMVTEESFMKNQTAINNLKVRASWGKLGNSNIPSNVFNQTASLIPGYIAFFGGIPYTGGNFDQAVPPTLLWEVVKETDLGFEMVTLNNRLTVEADWYDKRTEDAIFRVPFLSSSGLGGSINGNFASFKNTGVEFAANWNTEATSNFRYNVGFNVAYNRNEVTNIDTSIPQYGGSGGVAGNLTTISRLGDPIGSFYGFVVDGVYQTEQEVTGSAQPAAKPGDFRYRDLNNDKVIDNRDRTIIGNPNPRFIYGINSGFNFYNFDLQLDIQGVAGVEIYNANKGNRFGNENYTKDFFENRWHGAGTSNSYPSADLSGVNLDPNSWYIENGDYIRIRNLQVGYTLPTNLTGKWKIQSIRFYANAQNPVTFFKYNGFTPEVGGPPTNAGIDLNVYPLSATYNFGVNVNF; from the coding sequence ATGAAAAAACACCTTTTACTATTATTGTGTCTGTTTACTGTTCGTTTACTTTATGCCCAGGATGCCGTGCCAATCTCGGGCCGGGTTACCGACGCCAAAACCGGTGAAGCCCTGATTGCAGTAAGCGTGCTCGTTAAAGGTACTACTTCGGGCGCCCAAACAGACGTGGAGGGTAATTTTACCGTAAATGCTCCCGCCAATGCCACTCTCGTTTTTAGCTACATTGGTTATCAGCAACAAGAAGTGCCGGTAAATAACCGCACTACCATTAACGTACAATTAGCTACCGATGCTACCCAGTTAAACGAAGTAGTAGTAGTGGGATATGGTACCCAGCAAAAGCGCGACGTAACCGGTTCTATTACGTCGGTTAAAGGCGATGAACTGATAAAACAATCTTCTCAAAATCCGGTGAGCTCTATCCAGGGCCGGGTAGCCGGGGTGCAAATTACCAACACCGGTACACCGGGCGCTTCTCCCCAGGTCCGGATACGGGGAGTGGGCTCCGCGCAGGGTGGAGTAGAGCCGCTTTATGTGGTAGACGGTACTTTTGTGCCGGATTTAAGCTTTTTGAACCCTGCCGATATTGAGTCGATGGAAGTTTTAAAAGATGCTTCCAGCGCCTCTATTTACGGGGTGCGGGCCGCGAATGGGGTGGTGTTAGTTACTACCCGGAAAGGAAAAGCGGGAGCGCCTCGAATTAATTACAATGGTTTTGCGGGTATTCAGAAGGTAACCAACCGTTTAGAAATGGCGAATGCCCAGGAATACGCTACTCTTATCAACGAGAAATTTGCCATTATTGAAGAGCCCCGCACCTTACCATTAACTACTCCTTCTACGGATTGGTACGATCAGGTATTACGTACTGCCCAGGTTCATAACCATCAGTTGAGTATGTCGGGCGGAACGGAGCGGATTACGTATAATTTTAGTGGTAGTTACCTGAACCAACAAGGTATTGTTAAAAAGAACGATTTTGAACGGATAACCGCCCGGTTGCAAACCGATTTTAAAGTAACCAACAATATTAAGGTGGGATATAATGCAATATTCACGAACATCAAAACCGATACTATTCCTTCCGGAGTTTTATACCAGGCGTATGTTGCTCCCCCCATTTTACCGGTTAGAGAAGCAAATGGCCGCTACGGAGACCCGGCCAGTATTAATTTAGGTAATTTTTCTAACCCACAAGCCAGTTTAGATTGGTTTAACCAAGTCAATCGCTCCCAACGGTTAACGGGTAATGTATTCGGCGAATTAACTTTCTTAAAAGATTTTACTTTCCGGACCAGTTTGGGTTTAAACTATGGCGTAAGTGATTACCGGAATTATAAATCTCGCGATTCTTTAACTTCCATTCAATTTGCCGAAAGAAGCCTTTTAACTAAAGGAAACCTAAAAAGTAACAGCTGGCTTTGGGAAAATACCTTAACGTATAGTAAAGAAATTGGCGCAAACCGGTTCACGGTTTTATTAGGGATATCCTCTCAAAGAGATCGCTGGGAAGAAGTTATTGGTACCATCAACGATGTGCCTAATAATTCGGAAGCTTCTTATTATTTTTCTTTAGGCGATCAGGCAACGGCCCGAATCCAGAATACCGGCGACTTGTATACTTTTGCTTCGTATTTCGGGCGAATCAACTATGCTTTTAAGGATAAATACTTATTAACTACTAGTCTGCGCTACGATGGTTCTTCTAAATTTCCGGAAGGCAACCGGTTCGATATTTTTCCTTCTGTAGGATTAGGCTGGATGGTAACCGAAGAATCCTTTATGAAAAATCAGACGGCCATCAATAACCTGAAAGTGCGGGCCAGTTGGGGTAAATTAGGTAATAGTAATATACCTTCAAATGTTTTTAACCAAACGGCTAGTTTAATTCCTGGTTATATTGCTTTCTTCGGAGGAATACCTTACACCGGAGGTAATTTTGATCAGGCAGTTCCACCTACTCTTTTGTGGGAAGTGGTAAAGGAAACTGATTTAGGATTTGAAATGGTTACCCTTAATAACCGCTTAACAGTAGAAGCAGATTGGTACGATAAAAGAACCGAAGATGCTATTTTTAGAGTTCCTTTTTTAAGCTCATCTGGTTTGGGAGGTTCTATTAATGGAAATTTTGCCAGTTTTAAAAATACTGGGGTTGAATTTGCTGCTAATTGGAATACCGAAGCAACTTCCAACTTTAGGTACAATGTGGGCTTTAACGTAGCTTATAACCGAAACGAAGTTACTAATATCGATACTTCCATTCCCCAATATGGCGGTAGCGGCGGAGTTGCCGGTAATTTAACCACTATTTCCCGGCTAGGAGATCCTATTGGTTCTTTCTATGGGTTTGTCGTGGATGGTGTTTATCAAACCGAACAGGAAGTTACGGGTTCCGCTCAACCTGCTGCTAAACCGGGCGATTTCAGATACCGCGATTTAAATAATGATAAGGTAATAGATAACCGGGACAGAACCATTATCGGTAATCCTAATCCCCGTTTTATTTACGGCATTAATTCGGGCTTTAATTTTTATAATTTCGACTTGCAACTAGATATTCAGGGAGTGGCCGGAGTAGAAATTTACAATGCTAATAAAGGAAATCGATTTGGTAATGAGAATTATACCAAAGATTTCTTTGAGAATCGCTGGCACGGGGCAGGTACCTCTAACTCTTATCCTTCGGCCGATTTGAGCGGGGTTAATTTAGATCCGAATAGTTGGTACATAGAGAATGGCGATTATATCCGGATTAGAAATTTACAAGTGGGTTATACCCTGCCAACTAATCTTACCGGTAAATGGAAAATACAATCCATTCGTTTTTACGCGAATGCCCAGAATCCCGTGACCTTTTTCAAGTATAACGGCTTTACTCCCGAAGTGGGCGGGCCGCCAACCAATGCCGGGATAGATTTAAACGTTTATCCTCTTTCGGCAACCTATAATTTCGGTGTCAACGTTAATTTTTAA
- the dnaB gene encoding replicative DNA helicase, producing the protein MEESKVKFSRDGKNARWNGKSSITAGLGKIPPQSLDLEEAVLGALMLEKDALTTVIDILKPQSFYKDAHQKIFKAILALFDKSEPIDILTVTQQLREDGELEFVGGPYYIMNLTTRIHSAANVEFHARIITENSIKRDLISISSEVEKRAFEDTTDVFDLLDYAEKSLFEVSEANIRKNFDDMRSLMHKAIKELEEKKNQKEGLTGVPSGFTALDRVTSGWQPSDLVILAARPAMGKTAFVVSAMRNAAVDFRKPVAIFSLEMSSLQLVNRLISAEAELEGEKIKKGNLADYEWAQLNHKISRLSEAPIYIDDTPGLSIRELRTKCRRLKAQHDIQMIIIDYLQLMTGNEGKGVGGNREQEIASISRALKMLAKELSVPVIALSQLSRAVETRGGDKKPQLSDLRESGSIEQDADMVIFLYRPEYYGITEDELGNPTQGVGEVIIAKHRNGSIGSVNLKFIGKFTKFGDLEGDFGSDPFGGGNALPPSNFDDPFGGGNAVRLPSKMNGDSLPKSSFDTEEPPF; encoded by the coding sequence ATGGAGGAGAGTAAAGTAAAGTTTTCCCGTGATGGAAAAAATGCCCGTTGGAATGGCAAGAGTTCTATAACTGCCGGTTTAGGTAAAATACCGCCCCAATCCCTGGATTTAGAGGAAGCGGTATTAGGAGCGTTAATGCTCGAAAAAGACGCCTTAACTACGGTTATTGATATTTTAAAACCGCAAAGTTTTTACAAAGATGCGCACCAGAAAATTTTTAAGGCAATCCTGGCGCTTTTTGATAAATCAGAACCCATTGATATTTTAACGGTTACGCAGCAATTGCGGGAAGACGGGGAATTGGAGTTTGTGGGTGGGCCGTACTACATCATGAACCTGACGACGCGCATCCACTCGGCGGCTAACGTGGAATTTCACGCGCGCATTATTACCGAAAATTCCATTAAGCGGGACCTTATCTCAATTTCCAGCGAAGTAGAAAAACGAGCTTTTGAAGATACTACCGACGTGTTTGATTTACTCGATTACGCCGAAAAATCGTTGTTTGAAGTATCCGAAGCCAATATCCGCAAAAACTTCGACGATATGCGCTCCTTGATGCACAAAGCCATTAAGGAACTCGAGGAAAAGAAAAACCAGAAAGAAGGCTTAACCGGGGTACCCAGCGGTTTTACGGCTTTGGACCGGGTTACTTCGGGCTGGCAACCGTCTGATTTAGTGATACTTGCAGCCAGGCCAGCGATGGGTAAAACCGCGTTTGTCGTATCTGCCATGCGGAACGCGGCCGTAGACTTCCGGAAACCGGTAGCAATTTTTTCGTTAGAAATGTCTTCGTTGCAGTTGGTTAACCGTTTAATTTCGGCGGAAGCGGAACTGGAAGGGGAAAAAATTAAAAAAGGAAATCTCGCCGATTACGAATGGGCGCAGCTCAACCACAAAATTTCCCGGTTATCTGAAGCCCCCATTTACATTGATGATACACCGGGGTTATCTATCCGGGAATTGCGCACCAAATGCCGCCGCCTGAAAGCCCAGCACGATATTCAAATGATCATCATCGACTACTTGCAGCTGATGACCGGGAACGAAGGCAAAGGGGTAGGCGGTAACCGGGAACAAGAAATTGCGTCTATTTCGCGGGCTTTAAAAATGTTAGCCAAAGAATTAAGCGTGCCGGTCATTGCTCTGTCGCAGCTCAGCCGGGCCGTAGAAACCCGCGGGGGCGATAAAAAACCGCAGCTTTCCGACTTACGGGAATCCGGCTCCATTGAGCAGGATGCCGACATGGTAATCTTTTTGTATCGCCCGGAGTATTACGGCATTACCGAAGACGAACTCGGCAACCCTACCCAAGGTGTGGGAGAGGTAATTATTGCCAAACACCGGAACGGTTCTATCGGCAGCGTTAACCTGAAATTTATTGGTAAGTTTACTAAGTTCGGCGACCTGGAAGGCGACTTCGGCAGCGATCCGTTTGGTGGCGGCAATGCTTTACCACCCAGTAATTTTGACGATCCGTTTGGCGGCGGCAATGCCGTACGTTTACCCAGCAAAATGAACGGCGATTCTTTACCTAAATCCAGCTTTGATACCGAAGAGCCACCTTTTTAA
- a CDS encoding UDP-N-acetylmuramate--L-alanine ligase yields MQTTQLQRIHLIAVGGSIMHNLALALHQKGLQISGSDDEIFNPAYDRLQAAGILPASMGWFPEKITPELDAVILGMHARSDNPELQRAQELNLPIYSFPEFIYQQSVNKQRIVIGGSHGKTSITSIILHVLQYHNRLFDYAVGAQLEGFDNMVKLTEEAPIIIIEGDEYLASPIQRVPKFHLYHHHIGVISGISWDHINVFPDPKVYREQFRLFADMTPKAGTIIYNQDDEQVLHICVPRNDLVKYIGYTAHEHQVHNGITYLRTKKDDIPLQIFGEHNLRNISAAKEVCRQVGIKPQAFYEALKTFKGAARRLEFLGGNNFTRIYKDFAHAPSKVKATTEALKKQFPDRALVACLELHTFSSLNKNFLPQYKGALGNADLPIVYFNPKTLEHKRLPALQPEDIKQAFANDTIQVFNDSQQLIQYLESLNWKNHNLLLMSSGTYDNMDVQSLATSICQI; encoded by the coding sequence ATGCAAACAACGCAATTGCAACGCATTCATCTTATTGCTGTGGGCGGCAGCATCATGCATAACCTGGCGCTGGCGCTCCACCAAAAAGGCCTGCAAATTAGCGGCTCCGACGATGAAATATTTAATCCGGCGTACGACCGCTTACAGGCAGCGGGGATTTTACCCGCCTCAATGGGTTGGTTTCCCGAAAAAATTACGCCGGAGCTGGATGCGGTTATTCTGGGAATGCATGCCCGGTCCGACAACCCGGAATTGCAGCGAGCCCAGGAATTAAATCTTCCTATTTATTCTTTCCCGGAGTTTATTTACCAGCAATCAGTAAATAAACAACGCATTGTTATTGGGGGTAGCCACGGTAAAACGTCTATTACTTCTATTATCCTCCACGTGTTGCAATACCACAACCGCTTGTTTGATTACGCTGTGGGAGCGCAGTTAGAGGGTTTTGATAATATGGTAAAGCTTACCGAAGAGGCTCCCATTATTATTATTGAAGGCGATGAATATTTAGCTTCGCCCATTCAAAGAGTACCAAAATTTCATTTGTATCACCATCACATTGGCGTTATTAGCGGTATTAGTTGGGATCATATCAATGTATTTCCGGACCCTAAAGTTTACCGGGAACAGTTTCGGCTATTCGCCGACATGACTCCTAAGGCAGGTACTATTATTTATAACCAGGACGATGAACAAGTGCTGCACATTTGCGTGCCCCGCAACGATTTAGTTAAATATATTGGCTATACCGCACACGAACACCAGGTGCATAACGGCATTACTTATTTACGAACCAAAAAAGACGATATTCCGCTCCAGATTTTTGGCGAGCATAATCTGCGTAATATTTCAGCGGCTAAAGAAGTTTGTCGGCAGGTAGGAATTAAACCCCAGGCATTTTACGAAGCCCTTAAAACGTTTAAAGGCGCGGCCCGCCGGCTGGAGTTTTTAGGGGGAAATAATTTTACCCGCATTTACAAGGATTTTGCCCACGCTCCTTCTAAAGTAAAAGCTACCACCGAAGCCTTAAAAAAACAGTTTCCGGACCGAGCCTTAGTGGCTTGCCTGGAACTGCACACTTTCAGCAGTTTAAACAAAAATTTTCTACCGCAGTACAAAGGGGCTTTGGGTAATGCCGATCTGCCTATTGTTTACTTTAATCCTAAAACCTTGGAACACAAACGCCTGCCCGCCCTGCAGCCCGAGGACATAAAACAAGCTTTTGCCAACGATACTATCCAGGTGTTTAACGATAGTCAGCAACTAATTCAGTATCTTGAGTCCTTGAATTGGAAAAATCACAATTTGTTGCTGATGAGTTCGGGCACGTACGATAATATGGATGTACAATCATTGGCTACCAGCATTTGCCAGATATAA
- a CDS encoding 3'-5' exonuclease, whose translation MKLNLRKPIVFFDLETTGLDICRDRIVEICMLKVMPAGEEVLKTMRINPTIPIPLETSLIHNIYDEDVKDAPTFAKVAHQVDAFLKGCDLAGYNLIKFDIPLLAEEFLRVDIDFDITNRSIVDVCRIFHQMEQRTLTAAYKFYCGKPLENAHTAEADTIATYDILKAQLEKYENVSVTTPDCQEEFPVINDMTKLHKFTFQNTADLSGRILFNAAGQEVFNFGKHKNVPVEEIFAKDPHYYDWLMKGDFPLQTKKIFTRIKLRSFKGSFKIG comes from the coding sequence ATGAAACTTAACCTGCGTAAACCCATTGTTTTTTTTGATCTGGAAACTACTGGTCTGGATATTTGCCGCGACCGGATAGTGGAAATTTGTATGCTGAAAGTAATGCCTGCCGGAGAAGAAGTTCTCAAAACCATGCGCATTAATCCCACCATTCCCATTCCGCTGGAAACCAGTTTAATTCATAATATTTACGACGAAGATGTAAAAGATGCACCCACTTTTGCGAAAGTAGCGCACCAGGTAGATGCTTTTTTAAAAGGCTGCGATTTAGCGGGTTATAATTTAATAAAGTTTGATATTCCGTTACTAGCCGAAGAGTTTTTACGCGTAGATATTGATTTTGATATCACCAACCGTTCTATTGTGGATGTTTGCCGCATTTTCCACCAGATGGAACAGCGCACTTTAACGGCGGCTTATAAGTTTTACTGCGGTAAACCCCTGGAAAATGCCCATACTGCCGAAGCGGATACCATAGCTACTTATGATATTTTAAAGGCACAATTAGAAAAATACGAAAACGTATCGGTTACCACGCCTGATTGCCAGGAAGAATTTCCGGTAATCAACGACATGACGAAGCTGCATAAATTTACGTTTCAGAATACCGCCGATTTATCGGGTCGTATTCTCTTTAATGCGGCTGGTCAGGAAGTATTTAATTTCGGGAAACATAAAAACGTACCCGTTGAAGAAATTTTTGCCAAAGATCCGCATTACTACGATTGGCTCATGAAAGGCGATTTTCCGCTGCAAACTAAAAAAATATTTACCCGCATTAAACTCCGCAGTTTTAAGGGCAGCTTTAAAATAGGTTGA
- a CDS encoding M48 family metallopeptidase gives MWKKFLVYSSLLTVMSCATVPITGRRQLDLVSSSEMQQMSYASYKQVLDTAKVVTNTQNTAMVKRVGQRIQRAVEQYMAQNNLSDQLAGYAWEYNLIEDPQMNAWCMPGGKVVVYTGILPVTRDETGLAVVLGHEIAHAIARHGDERMSQGLLQQLGGATLQAAIGSNPTLTQNLFLTAFGAGSQLGLLAYGRTQESEADRLGLTFMAMAGYDPKQAITFWERMAAGKNGQAPPEFLSTHPSDETRIANIEKHMPEALKYYKNN, from the coding sequence ATGTGGAAGAAATTTTTGGTTTACAGTAGCTTACTAACGGTAATGAGTTGTGCTACTGTACCTATTACCGGTCGCCGGCAATTAGATTTAGTTTCGTCGTCGGAAATGCAGCAGATGAGTTATGCCTCGTATAAGCAAGTTTTAGATACGGCCAAAGTAGTAACCAACACCCAAAATACGGCTATGGTAAAACGGGTAGGGCAACGAATTCAACGGGCCGTAGAACAATACATGGCGCAGAATAACTTAAGCGACCAACTAGCGGGTTATGCCTGGGAATATAATTTAATTGAAGATCCGCAAATGAACGCCTGGTGTATGCCCGGTGGCAAAGTGGTAGTGTACACGGGAATTTTGCCGGTTACCCGCGATGAAACCGGCTTAGCCGTGGTGCTAGGGCACGAAATTGCGCACGCAATTGCCCGGCACGGCGATGAGCGCATGAGCCAGGGTTTGTTGCAGCAATTAGGGGGAGCTACTTTACAAGCGGCCATTGGTTCTAATCCTACTTTAACCCAAAATTTGTTTTTAACTGCTTTCGGGGCGGGCTCTCAGTTAGGTTTACTGGCCTACGGCCGAACCCAAGAATCAGAAGCGGACCGGTTAGGTCTTACTTTTATGGCCATGGCCGGTTACGATCCAAAGCAAGCCATAACTTTTTGGGAAAGAATGGCCGCCGGTAAAAATGGCCAGGCGCCGCCCGAATTTCTTTCTACTCACCCTTCCGACGAAACCCGGATTGCCAACATAGAAAAGCACATGCCGGAGGCATTAAAATATTATAAAAATAATTAG
- a CDS encoding fumarylacetoacetate hydrolase family protein encodes MKILCIGRNYADHIAELDNEVPDEPVIFFKPDTALLKNNEPFYYPDFTQEIHHEVEIILRISKEGKNIPAQFAANYYDAIGLGIDFTARDLQAKAKSKGLPWALAKGFNGSAPVSEFLSLTDYPDLKNINFSLRVNNEVKQQGNTSFMLHDFEAIISYISRFVLLKKGDIIFTGTPQGVGPIKIGDRLEGFLEDKKILNFEIK; translated from the coding sequence ATGAAAATACTTTGCATTGGCCGGAATTACGCCGATCATATTGCCGAACTTGATAACGAAGTACCCGATGAACCGGTTATTTTTTTTAAACCCGATACGGCCTTACTCAAAAACAACGAGCCCTTTTATTATCCGGATTTTACCCAGGAAATTCACCACGAAGTAGAAATTATTCTCCGCATCAGCAAAGAAGGTAAAAATATTCCGGCCCAATTTGCCGCCAACTATTACGATGCTATTGGCCTGGGAATAGATTTTACCGCCCGTGATTTGCAGGCAAAAGCCAAAAGTAAAGGTTTGCCCTGGGCTTTAGCCAAAGGGTTTAATGGCTCAGCCCCGGTATCTGAATTTTTATCTCTAACGGATTATCCGGATCTGAAAAATATAAATTTTAGTTTGCGCGTTAACAACGAAGTGAAACAGCAAGGTAATACTAGTTTTATGCTGCATGATTTTGAAGCGATCATTTCTTATATTTCCCGGTTTGTGTTGTTGAAAAAAGGAGATATTATTTTTACGGGTACCCCCCAGGGTGTAGGACCAATTAAAATTGGCGACCGGCTGGAAGGATTTTTAGAAGATAAAAAAATATTAAATTTTGAGATTAAGTAA
- a CDS encoding M23 family metallopeptidase, translating into MAQNPEVPTGYFMFPIHPGRQNYLAGSMGEIRPNHFHGGIDIKTDQVTGLPVYAAADGYISRIEVSSYGYGYMLYLSHPNGLTTTYAHLESFAPAIEQYVLEMQYAKQAFDVKLTPGKNQFVFKRGDIIAKSGNTGGSAGPHLHFEVRDAKNNLQNPLKYGFTEIQDDVAPEVVAIAFKTLSIDARLNNLFGRQELPAVKNGPNSFVLRDTIRANGLLGLEFNAYDRYTGAWNKNGVQEVNIFVGGKPHYTHLLDNIPFDYQRMVSWHVNYENLKMTGKSFQKCYIDDGNTLPLYNTGSHKGKLKINPGATYPVTMQFKDSYNNTTTLQFIIQGTLPISAHTLAKTVKKQQINYEVSEDILKIMALDTGSAPKNINLYIRNRRYDLVPSYTVQSNSIYLYDLRGGLPDSLVFNGTTKKFYFRQIIPSGTDYSYADNHLALQFYPNTIFDTLYLRSGYDAGIWSINDVLTPLFQPLKVTFKPQEPILDKTTAGAVWLGWGNSRAFINGTWKDDQFTFTTRNLGKYKIMNDLKPPTVKLLSKSPTLVRFKVGDDLSGLTSYRAEINGQFLLLKYEHKAALLYSERLNKSVPLRGELTLWVKDAVGHETIFKTRI; encoded by the coding sequence TTGGCTCAAAATCCCGAAGTTCCCACCGGCTATTTTATGTTTCCGATTCATCCGGGCCGCCAGAATTATTTAGCGGGGAGCATGGGCGAAATCCGGCCGAATCACTTTCACGGGGGTATTGATATTAAAACGGATCAGGTAACGGGTTTACCGGTTTATGCCGCTGCCGACGGCTATATTTCCCGGATAGAGGTTTCGAGTTATGGCTACGGCTACATGCTCTATCTATCGCACCCAAATGGTTTAACCACCACTTACGCCCACCTCGAAAGTTTTGCCCCGGCCATTGAACAGTACGTTTTGGAAATGCAATACGCCAAGCAAGCGTTCGACGTAAAATTAACTCCGGGTAAAAATCAATTTGTTTTTAAACGGGGCGATATTATTGCTAAATCTGGTAATACCGGGGGTTCAGCCGGTCCGCATTTACACTTTGAGGTACGCGACGCCAAAAATAACTTACAAAACCCCCTTAAATACGGCTTTACCGAAATTCAGGACGATGTAGCGCCCGAAGTGGTAGCCATTGCTTTTAAAACCCTAAGCATTGATGCGCGCCTTAATAATTTATTTGGCCGGCAAGAACTTCCGGCGGTGAAAAACGGGCCTAATTCTTTTGTTTTAAGAGATACTATTCGGGCAAATGGTTTATTGGGGCTGGAATTTAATGCCTACGACCGTTATACCGGCGCCTGGAATAAAAACGGCGTGCAGGAGGTAAACATTTTCGTGGGCGGAAAACCGCATTACACGCACCTGCTCGATAATATTCCGTTTGATTACCAGCGCATGGTATCGTGGCACGTAAACTACGAAAACCTAAAAATGACGGGTAAGAGCTTTCAAAAATGTTATATCGACGATGGCAACACCTTACCCCTCTACAACACGGGGTCGCATAAAGGAAAATTGAAAATTAACCCGGGAGCTACCTACCCGGTAACCATGCAGTTTAAAGATTCTTACAATAATACCACTACGCTGCAATTTATTATTCAAGGTACCTTGCCCATAAGCGCCCATACCCTCGCGAAAACCGTAAAAAAACAACAGATCAACTATGAAGTAAGCGAGGATATTCTTAAAATAATGGCGCTCGATACCGGAAGTGCGCCCAAAAATATTAACTTGTATATCCGGAATAGAAGGTACGATTTGGTTCCTAGTTATACCGTTCAATCCAACTCCATTTATTTATACGATTTGCGAGGCGGCTTACCGGATTCTCTTGTTTTTAACGGCACTACCAAAAAGTTTTACTTCCGGCAAATAATACCCAGCGGCACGGATTATTCTTATGCCGATAACCACTTGGCTTTACAGTTTTACCCAAACACTATTTTTGATACCCTTTATTTACGTTCTGGCTACGATGCGGGTATTTGGTCCATTAACGATGTTTTAACACCACTTTTTCAGCCGCTTAAAGTAACTTTTAAACCCCAAGAACCTATTCTGGATAAAACAACGGCCGGAGCTGTATGGTTGGGTTGGGGCAATAGCCGAGCCTTTATTAACGGTACCTGGAAAGACGATCAATTTACCTTTACTACCCGTAATTTAGGGAAGTACAAAATTATGAACGATCTTAAGCCGCCAACCGTAAAGTTACTTTCTAAGTCTCCTACCTTGGTTCGCTTTAAAGTAGGCGACGACTTATCGGGGCTGACTTCTTACCGCGCCGAAATAAACGGGCAATTTCTATTATTAAAATACGAACACAAAGCCGCACTGCTTTACTCCGAAAGATTAAACAAATCCGTTCCTTTAAGAGGGGAATTAACTTTATGGGTGAAAGACGCGGTGGGCCACGAAACCATATTTAAAACCAGAATTTAA
- the bcp gene encoding thioredoxin-dependent thiol peroxidase gives MALQIGDKAPDFAIPDQDGIVHKLSDYQGRKLVIYFYPKDDTPGCTAQACNLRDNYYDLRLKGYEIIGVSVDDEKSHRKFIQKFELPFTLLSDTDKKMVEAYGVWQEKSMYGRKYMGTMRYTFIIDEKGIIQDIITNVDTKEHAAQLVKS, from the coding sequence ATGGCATTACAAATTGGCGATAAAGCTCCCGATTTTGCTATTCCGGATCAGGATGGCATTGTTCATAAATTATCGGATTACCAGGGTCGAAAACTGGTGATTTACTTTTACCCGAAAGATGATACTCCTGGCTGCACCGCCCAGGCCTGTAACCTCCGTGATAATTATTATGATCTTCGGCTGAAAGGCTATGAAATAATTGGAGTAAGCGTTGATGATGAAAAATCGCACCGGAAGTTTATTCAAAAATTTGAGTTGCCTTTTACCTTACTTTCCGATACCGACAAGAAAATGGTGGAAGCCTACGGGGTTTGGCAGGAAAAGAGCATGTATGGCCGTAAATACATGGGCACCATGCGTTATACTTTTATCATCGACGAAAAAGGCATTATTCAGGATATTATCACCAACGTTGACACGAAAGAGCATGCGGCGCAGTTAGTTAAGAGTTGA